Within Sorangiineae bacterium MSr11367, the genomic segment AGCAGGGTGACGGTGCGATGCCCGAAATCCGTGAGCGGATCGTCCTCATCGAGATGGCGCATGGTCGTAATTCCCTTCTGCGCCTATCGGTAGCAAGGGGCGGTTCGTGCCTCCAGTGGCGAAAAAGACCTTTTTCGAGCATAATCGGACATCATGGCTTTTACCATCGTCGTCATGGAGGGCGCCTTTGCCACGGGCGTTGCCGCAACCCTCGACATGCTCCGGACGGCGTGTGCGCTGGGAGCCGGCTCATTGCCATTCGACGTTTGCTCCGTCCATGGGGGATACGTCGAGCTCTCCTCCGGCGTGGGCATCCAAACGTCGCGTCTGCGCACCATGGCGCGCAAAGACCGAACGACATGGATCATCCCCGGCCTCGCCACCACGACCGCCGTGGCCGTGCGCGAGCGTCTCGCACGGCCGGACGCGATGGCGCTCTCGAAAGCGATCGCCCGTCACGTTGCGCGCGGAGGGCGCGTCGCGGCGGCGTGCACGGCGGTTTTCCTTCTACCCGGCGCGGGGGTCTTGGCCGGCCGCCGGGCCACCACCACGTGGTGGCTCGCAGGGTTGCTCGCGGAGATGGACGCGCAATGCCTCGTCGACGCCCACGCCATGGTTTGTGCCGATGGGCCCATCCTCACCGCCGGGGCGGCCTTCGCGCAGACGGATCTCATGTTGCACCTTCTCCGAGAGCGATGCGGCGCACCTTTGGTCGATCTCCTGGCGCGCTCCCTGTTGCTCGATGGCCGACAGGCGCAGGCGAAGTACGTGGCCCCGGAGCTACTTGCCAATGGCGATGCATTGATTGCGCGCATCACGTCGGCCATCGAATCGCACTTTCCCCATCCTCCGAGCGTCGCGGAGTTGGCCTCCCGTCTCGGGATGACGGAGCGGACGCTGTCGCGCCACGTCCGGCGCGTGACCGGCCAGAGCACCATGGCACTCGTGCTGAGCGTCAAACTGCGACGCGCCCAGGCCCTGCTCCAAACGACTCGCTGGAGCGTCGACGAGGTGGCCGCGAAAATTGGATATCAGGACGCGAGCACCCTTCGACGTCTATTGAAGAAGCTCGGCGCCGGTTCCCCGCGTGCTTTGATTGCTGCGAAACACAATCCTCTGGCGATCGTGCGTCGGTGATTTGTCTGGCAGGACAATCGCGTTTTGAACGCGTTTGCGGACGACCTTCACAAAAACACAACGCCAAGCGTCGATGGTTATCGAACATCGCGCGTGGGCGCTTGAAGCGCTGAGGAAAAAGCCAGCTCAGAGCGAATGTCTTTTCGCATTGGTCGATGCGACGCTCTCGTACCTTGCATCAGAGTGAGCGAAGACGTGCGCTTGATAGAGAGCAAGCGAAGGTCAGGGGGAGAATACGATGATTAACTCGAATTTGATTCGTACGGGCATGCTCGGACTCTTTGCAGCCACGCTTGGCGTGATGGGTTGTGCTTCAGGAGACGCGGGCAATTCGTCCAGCGACAACCTGCTCGGCGATCCCGCAGCACAGCAAGATCCTGCAGCGGATGCAGACGGCTGCCACTGCAAATCGTACTCGGGCCGCGCGGTTGCGGCGACCGTCAAAGTGGGTAAGCCCAACGGGCTCGGAGACTACGACGATACCGTCTTCGTGTCGGACACGAAGCCGCTTGGAAAGAATGGTGATCAGCAAACGGCCAGCCTGGTGACGCTCAACGCGGGCAACCTGGTGAAGGCCGGTGTGGCGAACGCCTCGACCGAAGGCTCGAAGGGCAAGACCACCTCGCGCGCTGCGGTGGCGAATGCGGCGCTCTTCCGTGACGCTCCGGTGGGCGGCCTTCTCGGGGACGTTCTCGGCGAGGATGGAAACGGCGGAACCGTCTCCGTGGACCTGCGGCAGATCCTCAGTGACCTCGGCGTGACCGATCTCGTTTCGGACCTCTTCGGCAAAGGCGGCCTGCTCGAGCACGGGATCCTCATCGATGCCGTGGAGGAAGACGCGCGGGCCTGGTGTGACGACGGCAAACCGCGCTCCTCGGCCGATGTGAAGATCCTCAACCTGCGCATCAACGGGAAGCCCATCCGGGTCTCCACGGACCCGAACCAGATCATCGATCTCGGCATCGTGCGCATCGCCATCAACGATCAGGAAAAGAGCGCCGACGGCGGATCCATCGACGCGGCCGCGCTGCGGGTCACCGTGGCGGACATCGTCGACGTGAAGGTCGCGCGCGCGAGCGCCGGCATCAAGTGTCGCTGATGCGGTAGAAAATTCGTTCGAAACACCCGTTCCACTGTCGAGAGCCCCGCCCGTGCTTCATGGCACCGGCGGGGCTTTGGAACGCGCGAATCGCCTATTTGTGGACGGCGAACATCGCGTGGGCGTACTGGATGCCGATGCCGAAGGCCCCGCCGAACTTCATCGCAATACCGGTGGTGAGCCCGTAGGTCTCCTGACGAGCCCAGTCGCGCTGCAGTTCGAGGAGATAGGTGAGCGCCGTGATGGGACGTGCGCCCGCCTGGATCATGCGCTCGACCGCGCGTTCATGGGCTTCCGGCGTGGCGTCGCCGCACGCATCGGTCACCACGTAAACTTCGTAGCCCTGCTCCAGCGCCGACACGACGGGGCCATTGCAGCACACCGAGGTCCACAGGCCGGCGATCACGAGGCGGTCCTTGCCGATGGCATTGACGCGCGCGATGAAATTCTCGTCTTCCCAGGCATTCGACGTGGTGCGGTCAACGACCTTCACGCCTGGGAAAGCCGCGGTGATTTCATCGAACACCGGGCCGGCGAAGGTGTCCTTCGAAATCGTCGTCAGGATGGTCGGCACCTTGAACCCCTCCGCCGCGTGGGCGAGGATTCCCGCGTTCGTCCGCAGGTTAGTGATATCGATCGACTTGATGTTGAAGGCCATCTGCGATTGATGGTCGATTAGAATCAAGGCGTGGTCCTTCGGGCTGAGAAGGCTCTTGGCGGGCTTGGCGATG encodes:
- a CDS encoding hydrolase, producing MSIKAIAKPAKSLLSPKDHALILIDHQSQMAFNIKSIDITNLRTNAGILAHAAEGFKVPTILTTISKDTFAGPVFDEITAAFPGVKVVDRTTSNAWEDENFIARVNAIGKDRLVIAGLWTSVCCNGPVVSALEQGYEVYVVTDACGDATPEAHERAVERMIQAGARPITALTYLLELQRDWARQETYGLTTGIAMKFGGAFGIGIQYAHAMFAVHK
- a CDS encoding helix-turn-helix domain-containing protein, whose product is MAFTIVVMEGAFATGVAATLDMLRTACALGAGSLPFDVCSVHGGYVELSSGVGIQTSRLRTMARKDRTTWIIPGLATTTAVAVRERLARPDAMALSKAIARHVARGGRVAAACTAVFLLPGAGVLAGRRATTTWWLAGLLAEMDAQCLVDAHAMVCADGPILTAGAAFAQTDLMLHLLRERCGAPLVDLLARSLLLDGRQAQAKYVAPELLANGDALIARITSAIESHFPHPPSVAELASRLGMTERTLSRHVRRVTGQSTMALVLSVKLRRAQALLQTTRWSVDEVAAKIGYQDASTLRRLLKKLGAGSPRALIAAKHNPLAIVRR